The proteins below are encoded in one region of Hordeum vulgare subsp. vulgare chromosome 3H, MorexV3_pseudomolecules_assembly, whole genome shotgun sequence:
- the LOC123440382 gene encoding putative glucan endo-1,3-beta-glucosidase GVI, with the protein MIALWVAACSLLSWCSSLSGVEGIGVNYGMMGSDLPSPDKVVALYKANNITDVRIFHPDTYVLEALRNSGLGVVLGTLNSDLAPLASDASYAASWVHSYVQPFAGAVSFRYINAGNEVIPGESAALVLPAMKNLEAALQAAGLSVPVTTAMATSVLGTSYPPSQGTFSEAALPTVGPIVSHLASSGTPLLVNVYPYFAYSADPSSVRLDYALLSSSAAVAVTDNGVEYANMFDAILDAVYAAVEKAGGGESLELVVSETGWPSGGGGYGASVENAAAYINNLVRHVGRGTPRRPGKAVETYIFAMFNENQKPEGVEQNFGMFQPDMSQVYHVDFTASSS; encoded by the exons ATGATCGCGTTGTGGGTTGCTGCCTGCAGCCTGCTGTCCTGGTGTTCGTCGCTCTCGG GAGTAGAAGGAATTGGAGTCAATTATGGCATGATGGGCAGCGACCTCCCGTCGCCGGACAAGGTGGTCGCGTTGTACAAAGCCAACAACATCACCGACGTACGCATCTTCCACCCGGACACATACGTCCTCGAAGCCCTCCGCAACTCAGGCCTCGGCGTCGTCCTCGGCACGCTCAACAGCGACCTCGCCCCGCTCGCCTCCGACGCCTCGTACGCCGCCTCATGGGTGCACTCGTACGTCCAGCCCTTCGCCGGCGCCGTGAGCTTCCGCTACATCAACGCCGGCAACGAGGTCATCCCGGGGGAGTCGGCCGCTCTCGTGCTCCCCGCCATGAAGAACCTCGAGGCCGCGCTCCAGGCCGCGGGGCTCAGCGTGCCGGTCACGACGGCCATGGCGACGTCGGTGCTGGGGACCTCGTACCCGCCGTCGCAGGGCACGTTCTCGGAGGCGGCGCTGCCGACGGTCGGGCCGATCGTGTCACACCTGGCGTCCAGCGGCACGCCACTGCTCGTGAACGTTTACCCGTACTTCGCCTACTCGGCGGACCCGTCGTCGGTGCGGCTCGACTACGCGCTGCtgtcgtcgtcggcggcggtggcggtgacGGACAACGGGGTGGAGTACGCCAACATGTTCGACGCCATCCTTGACGCGGTGTACGCGGCCGTGGAGAAGGCCGGGGGCGGGGAGAGCCTGGAGCTGGTGGTGTCGGAGACCGGGTggccgtcgggcggcggcgggtaCGGCGCCAGCGTGGAGAACGCGGCGGCGTACATCAACAACCTGGTGCGGCACGTGGGGCGCGGCACGCCGCGGCGGCCCGGGAAGGCCGTGGAGACGTATATCTTCGCCATGTTCAACGAGAACCAGAAGCCCGAGGGCGTGGAGCAGAACTTCGGGATGTTCCAGCCGGACATGAGCCAGGTCTACCACGTCGACTTCACGGCTTCGTCGTCGTAG